In Fusobacteriaceae bacterium, the genomic window TCTCCTCATAGCTGATCTTTCGGGGGTCGTAATAGATAATGACCGACCGGTACGTCGGCAGCAGGTCCAGGATAAAATCGTTTTTCAGGGAATCGAGATACTCCGTGATTTTTCTGACTTTGGAATTGATCAGAGGGGAGATTTCGTTGCCCAGCTCTACAATGAGGGCGGAATCCCCCGCGTGTAAAAACCGCATCTTTCCTCCTCCGCGTGTTCTCTTTACAAAAAGGCGCTGATCACAATACGCTCCGCCTCGAGGGCCTCCCGCAGGCCTCTGGCGAAGGCTACGGCCTCGGGATTGTCCCCGTGCACACAAACCGTTTCCGCCGTGATCGGGATGTCCTTTCCCGTGATACTGCGGACGGTCTGCTCCTTCACCATGCGGATGACCCGGGCCACGGCGGCGTCCTTGTCGGTAATCAGGGCCCCGGGCAGTTTTCTTGCGACCAGCGTCCCGTCCTCGTTGTAGGCCCGGTCGGCGAAGACTTCGCTCTTGACCCGGATTCCCGCCGCCTTTCCGGCGAGAACGAGCATACTGCCCGAAAGCCCCACGAGGATCAGCTCGGGATCTGTCTCCCGGATGGCCTCGGCCACAGCGATGGCCAGTTTTTCATTGCTTACGGCCATGTTGTACATGGCGCCGTGGGGTTTCACGTGCTGCAGGCGAACGCCGGAAGACCGCGCAAAGGCGGCCAGCGCGCCGATCTGGTACTTGAGGTAGGCCTTGATCTCGGCCTCCGACACGTCCATGTTCCGCCGCCCGAAACCCAATAAATCCGGTAAAGAGGGGTGCGCGCCGACGGCGACGCCGCTTTTTACCGCCATGGTCACGGTTTTTTCCATAATGAGGGCGTCGCCCCCGTGCCAGCCGCAGGCCACGTTGGCCGACGTAATATACGGCAGGACCTCTTCGTCCATACCCATTTTCCACGCCCCGAAGCTCTCTCCGAGGTCGCTGTTCAAATCGATACTCATGGTTGATTACGCTCCGAC contains:
- a CDS encoding LamB/YcsF family protein → MSIDLNSDLGESFGAWKMGMDEEVLPYITSANVACGWHGGDALIMEKTVTMAVKSGVAVGAHPSLPDLLGFGRRNMDVSEAEIKAYLKYQIGALAAFARSSGVRLQHVKPHGAMYNMAVSNEKLAIAVAEAIRETDPELILVGLSGSMLVLAGKAAGIRVKSEVFADRAYNEDGTLVARKLPGALITDKDAAVARVIRMVKEQTVRSITGKDIPITAETVCVHGDNPEAVAFARGLREALEAERIVISAFL